GTCGTATTTTGCtcccaaaaccctaaccctagcacgaccaccgccgccatggcaCTAACcacccgcggcggcggcggcggcggtgacccACCGCAGGCGCCGCCTGCCCCCGATGCGAGCCTCGGCTTCCTCACGAAGCGCGACACCGAGGTGAAGCTGCCCCGGGCTACGCGGGTGAAGAACAAGACCCCAGCGTCGGTCCAGATTACCGCCGAGCAGATCCTCCGGGAGGCtcgggagcggcaggagcctGAGATCCGTCCGCCCAAACAGAAAATTACTGATATCCACGAGCTTGCGGATTACCGGCTCCGTGAGCGGAAGCGATTCGAAGACCTAATTCGCCGCGTCCGCTGGAGCGTCTCGGCCTGGGTCAAGTACGCCAGATGGGAGGAGGGGCAGAAGGACTTCGCCCGGGCTCGCTCTGTCTACGAGCGTGCCCTAGAGGTTGCTCACCGTGACCACACGCTATGGCTCAAGTATGCCGAGTTTGAGATGCGCAACCGGTATGTCAACCATGCGAGGAATGTTTGGGACCGTGCTGTCATGCTCCTTCCCCGCATTGACCAGTTGTGGTACAAATACATCCATATGGAGGAGCTGCTTGGTGCTGTCGCTAATGCTCGCCAGGTGTTCGAGCGTTGGATGTCGTGGCGTCCTGACATTGCCGGCTGGAACTCTTACATCAAGTTTGAGCTGCGCTATGGGGAGGTTGAGCGTGCTAGGGCAATCTATGAGCGTTTTGTTGCAGAGCACCCGCGACCAGACACATTCATCCGATATGCAAAGTTTGAAACTAAGCGTGGAGAAGTAGAGCGGGCGCGACGTGTGTATGAGCGTGCAGCAGACCTGCTTGTGGATGATGAGGATGCAGAGGTGCTGTTTGTGGCATTTGCTGAGTTTGAGGAAAGTAGCCGGGAGGTAGAGCGCGCACGTGCCATATACAAGTATGCACTTGACAGGGTGCCCAAGAGTAGGGCTGAGGATCTGTACAAAAAGTTCCTGGCGTTTGAGAAACAATTTGGTGACCGTGAGGGGATTGAGGATGCCATTGTGGGCAAGAGGAGATTCCAGTATGAAGATGAGGTGAGGAAGAACCCGCTGAACTATGACTCATGGTTTGATTACATCAGGCTGGAGGAGAGTGTTGGGAATAAGGACAGGATCAGGGATGTTTACGAGAGGGCCATTGCCAATGTCCCTCCTGCAGAGGAGAAGCGGTACTGGCAGAGGTACATATACCTCTGGATAAATTATGCTTTGTATGAGGAGCTTGATGCACAGGACATGGAAAGGACCCGTCAGGTTTATAGCCTATGTCTGAAATATATTCCACACAAAAAGTTCACCTTTGCAAAGTTGTGGCTGATGGCAGCTCAATTTGAGATAAGGCAGAAGAACCTAAAGGCCGCACGTCGGATTCTAGGAAATGCAATTGGAATGGCTCCGAAAGGGAAAATATTCAAGAAGTACATTGAGATCGAGCTGTATCTGGGTAATTTTGACCGCTGCAGGACTCTCTATGAAAAGTATATTGAATGGTCTCCAGCAAACTGTTACGCGTGGAGGAAGTATGCTGAATTGGAAAAGAATCTTAGCGAGACTGATCGTGCTCGCTCAATATATGAGCTTGCTATTGCTCAGCCAGCACTTGATACGCCTGAGGTTCTATGGAAGGTATGCTTTTCTTGCTGTCCTCGTAGTTTATCCACATTTTATGTTTTGTGCAGTTAGGTTGTTGATATGCTTTTTATATGTTCTCTTACAAGTAAACTGCATTCGTGGACTCAATTTATTCCAAAGGTGTCAACTTAGTCTTAGTACTTTGATTCTATAGTAAGTTGTTCATTGGAAGTCCTAAGGACACTTGATGCCAGCCTCGATGGGACCTGCGATGAATCTCTTATGACAGATTTGGGACG
This is a stretch of genomic DNA from Brachypodium distachyon strain Bd21 chromosome 1, Brachypodium_distachyon_v3.0, whole genome shotgun sequence. It encodes these proteins:
- the LOC100829074 gene encoding crooked neck-like protein 1, encoding MALTTRGGGGGGDPPQAPPAPDASLGFLTKRDTEVKLPRATRVKNKTPASVQITAEQILREARERQEPEIRPPKQKITDIHELADYRLRERKRFEDLIRRVRWSVSAWVKYARWEEGQKDFARARSVYERALEVAHRDHTLWLKYAEFEMRNRYVNHARNVWDRAVMLLPRIDQLWYKYIHMEELLGAVANARQVFERWMSWRPDIAGWNSYIKFELRYGEVERARAIYERFVAEHPRPDTFIRYAKFETKRGEVERARRVYERAADLLVDDEDAEVLFVAFAEFEESSREVERARAIYKYALDRVPKSRAEDLYKKFLAFEKQFGDREGIEDAIVGKRRFQYEDEVRKNPLNYDSWFDYIRLEESVGNKDRIRDVYERAIANVPPAEEKRYWQRYIYLWINYALYEELDAQDMERTRQVYSLCLKYIPHKKFTFAKLWLMAAQFEIRQKNLKAARRILGNAIGMAPKGKIFKKYIEIELYLGNFDRCRTLYEKYIEWSPANCYAWRKYAELEKNLSETDRARSIYELAIAQPALDTPEVLWKEYLQFEIDENEFDSARELYERLLDRTKHLKVWISYAEFEASAGLGEDGGSEENKNDVDYQEQQMERVRRCRAVFERAFDYFRTSAAELKEERAMLLEEWLNKEVSFGDLGDVTLVQKKAPRKVKRKRPLPTEDGSTIAYEEYIDYIFPDEVALAPNLKILEAAYKWKKQKTDDD